Proteins from a genomic interval of Bombyx mori chromosome 8, ASM3026992v2:
- the Br-c gene encoding broad-complex isoform X1, with translation MVDSQTQHFCLRWNNYQRSITSAFENLRDDEDFVDVTLACDGKSLKAHRVVLSACSPYFRELLKSTPCKHPVIVLQDVAYTDLHALVEFIYHGEVNVHQHSLSSFLKTAEVLRVSGLTHNDAAQGPLLQTMRSSAAPSPHTPPHPAHSTHIPQPYPDKLEEALLQPSSSIPPMMRRIPLPPPRRMSSTDNSPDVIKRPRHDNNNTESPQMHAADFSTKNHSILNSRGHEQGNNGNGISNSSSSPSPRLMDEVKNEPVDMICPSNPDIDRCTDDTPPHTHHRPIGGPPSRSSSADAEDRTPPPQLPPSPFIPPPDTKLFNPSNSYNFTMEALAQHSTLAGLQSPLASDGMASTSQAVPPLRMPPPTAGGINEPQECPYCRRTFSCYYSLKRHFQDKHEQSDTLYVCEFCHRRYRTKNSLTTHKSLQHRGSSGMLKRLLKTSALHSALAPAPHHLFDLGAGDHAPQLPPGLQ, from the exons ATGGTGGACAGTCAGACGCAACACTTCTGTCTCCGATGGAACAACTACCAGCGCAGTATTACCAGCGCCTTCGAGAACCTTCGCGACGACGAGGACTTCGTCGACGTCACGCTCGCCTGCGACGGGAAAAGCCTCAAAGCTCATAGAGTCGTGCTGTCAGCTTGCAGCCCTTATTTCAGAGAATTATTGAAG TCCACGCCGTGCAAGCATCCAGTGATCGTGCTTCAAGACGTGGCGTACACAGACCTTCACGCCCTGGTCGAGTTCATCTACCACGGCGAGGTCAACGTTCACCAGCACAGCTTGTCCTCATTCCTGAAGACAGCTGAGGTGCTCCGTGTCTCCGGTCTCACACACAATGACGCTGCCCAGGGG CCCCTGCTGCAGACCATGCGGTCGTCAGCAGCTCCGTCACCCCACACGCCACCCCACCCGGCCCACTCTACCCATATACCGCAACCCTACCCTGACAAACTCGAGGAAGCTCTTCTTCAACCCTCATCCAGCATCCCGCCCATGATGCGCCGCATTCCTCTTCCTCCACCGCGACGCATGAGCTCCACTGACAACTCGCCTGACGTCATAAAGCGTCCACGTCACGACAACAACAACACAGAATCCCCACAAATGCACGCCGCCGACTTCTCGACCAAGAACCACTCGATTCTGAACAGCAGGGGTCACGAGCAGGGGAACAACGGAAACGGCATCTCCAATAGCAGCTCGTCACCTTCCCCGAGGCTGATGGACGAAGTGAAAAACGAACCGGTCGACATGATATGCCCTTCCAACCCTGATATAGATCGCTGCACGGATGACACACCGCCGCATACTCATCACCGACCAATC GGAGGTCCACCGTCGCGCAGTAGCTCTGCTGATGCCGAAGACCGCACCCCTCCCCCGCAGCTGCCGCCCTCACCATTCATTCCGCCCCCCGACACGAAGCTCTTCAACCCGTCTAACTCCTACAACTTTACAATGGAGGCACTGGCTCAACACTCGACACTAGCcg GTCTGCAGAGTCCTCTCGCTTCGGACGGAATGGCGAGCACATCTCAAG CTGTACCGCCCCTCCGTATGCCCCCGCCCACAGCCGGCGGCATCAACGAGCCCCAGGAGTGTCCGTACTGCCGCAGGACATTCTCTTGTTATTACTCGTTGAAACGACACTTCCAAGACAAGCACGAGCAGTCCGACACGCTGTACGTGTGCGAGTTCTGCCACCGGAGGTACAGGACCAAGAACTCGCTGACCACGCACAAGAGTCTGCAGCACCGCGGCTCCAGCGGCATGCTGAAGCGGCTGCTGAAGACGTCGGCGCTGCACAGCGCGCTGGCCCCGGCGCCGCACCACCTGTTCGACCTCGGCGCCGGCGACCACGCGCCGCAGCTGCCGCCCGGCCTCCAATGA
- the Br-c gene encoding broad-complex isoform X2: MVDSQTQHFCLRWNNYQRSITSAFENLRDDEDFVDVTLACDGKSLKAHRVVLSACSPYFRELLKSTPCKHPVIVLQDVAYTDLHALVEFIYHGEVNVHQHSLSSFLKTAEVLRVSGLTHNDAAQGPLLQTMRSSAAPSPHTPPHPAHSTHIPQPYPDKLEEALLQPSSSIPPMMRRIPLPPPRRMSSTDNSPDVIKRPRHDNNNTESPQMHAADFSTKNHSILNSRGHEQGNNGNGISNSSSSPSPRLMDEVKNEPVDMICPSNPDIDRCTDDTPPHTHHRPIGGPPSRSSSADAEDRTPPPQLPPSPFIPPPDTKLFNPSNSYNFTMEALAQHSTLAGLQSPLASDGMASTSQVGPLGAGHRCEVCGKLLSTRLTLKRHTEQQHLQPLHSARCTLCHKVFRTLNSLNNHKSIYHRRQRNPPPLSQPQNLSTAPEPKLNPPHHNIDFYKFKDQFNV, translated from the exons ATGGTGGACAGTCAGACGCAACACTTCTGTCTCCGATGGAACAACTACCAGCGCAGTATTACCAGCGCCTTCGAGAACCTTCGCGACGACGAGGACTTCGTCGACGTCACGCTCGCCTGCGACGGGAAAAGCCTCAAAGCTCATAGAGTCGTGCTGTCAGCTTGCAGCCCTTATTTCAGAGAATTATTGAAG TCCACGCCGTGCAAGCATCCAGTGATCGTGCTTCAAGACGTGGCGTACACAGACCTTCACGCCCTGGTCGAGTTCATCTACCACGGCGAGGTCAACGTTCACCAGCACAGCTTGTCCTCATTCCTGAAGACAGCTGAGGTGCTCCGTGTCTCCGGTCTCACACACAATGACGCTGCCCAGGGG CCCCTGCTGCAGACCATGCGGTCGTCAGCAGCTCCGTCACCCCACACGCCACCCCACCCGGCCCACTCTACCCATATACCGCAACCCTACCCTGACAAACTCGAGGAAGCTCTTCTTCAACCCTCATCCAGCATCCCGCCCATGATGCGCCGCATTCCTCTTCCTCCACCGCGACGCATGAGCTCCACTGACAACTCGCCTGACGTCATAAAGCGTCCACGTCACGACAACAACAACACAGAATCCCCACAAATGCACGCCGCCGACTTCTCGACCAAGAACCACTCGATTCTGAACAGCAGGGGTCACGAGCAGGGGAACAACGGAAACGGCATCTCCAATAGCAGCTCGTCACCTTCCCCGAGGCTGATGGACGAAGTGAAAAACGAACCGGTCGACATGATATGCCCTTCCAACCCTGATATAGATCGCTGCACGGATGACACACCGCCGCATACTCATCACCGACCAATC GGAGGTCCACCGTCGCGCAGTAGCTCTGCTGATGCCGAAGACCGCACCCCTCCCCCGCAGCTGCCGCCCTCACCATTCATTCCGCCCCCCGACACGAAGCTCTTCAACCCGTCTAACTCCTACAACTTTACAATGGAGGCACTGGCTCAACACTCGACACTAGCcg GTCTGCAGAGTCCTCTCGCTTCGGACGGAATGGCGAGCACATCTCAAG TGGGTCCCCTGGGCGCGGGCCACCGGTGCGAGGTGTGCGGCAAGCTGCTGTCCACGCGGCTGACCCTCAAGCGCCACACGGAGCAGCAACACCTCCAGCCGCTGCACTCGGCGCGCTGCACGCTCTGCCACAAGGTCTTCCGCACGCTCAACTCGCTCAACAACCACAAGAGCATCTACCACCGTCGCCAGCGCAACCCGCCGCCCCTCTCCCAGCCGCAGAACCTCTCCACTGCGCCGGAGCCCAAACTCAACCCTCCCCACCACAACATCGACTTCTACAAATTCAAAGACCAATTCAATGTCTAA
- the Br-c gene encoding broad-complex isoform X3, with protein MVDSQTQHFCLRWNNYQRSITSAFENLRDDEDFVDVTLACDGKSLKAHRVVLSACSPYFRELLKSTPCKHPVIVLQDVAYTDLHALVEFIYHGEVNVHQHSLSSFLKTAEVLRVSGLTHNDAAQGPLLQTMRSSAAPSPHTPPHPAHSTHIPQPYPDKLEEALLQPSSSIPPMMRRIPLPPPRRMSSTDNSPDVIKRPRHDNNNTESPQMHAADFSTKNHSILNSRGHEQGNNGNGISNSSSSPSPRLMDEVKNEPVDMICPSNPDIDRCTDDTPPHTHHRPIGGPPSRSSSADAEDRTPPPQLPPSPFIPPPDTKLFNPSNSYNFTMEALAQHSTLAGLQSPLASDGMASTSQGGARTPQEDYRCDPCNKSLSSLTRLKRHIQNVHMRPSREPVCNICQRVYSSLNSLRNHKSIYHRKQPAPPAPGPFYPVN; from the exons ATGGTGGACAGTCAGACGCAACACTTCTGTCTCCGATGGAACAACTACCAGCGCAGTATTACCAGCGCCTTCGAGAACCTTCGCGACGACGAGGACTTCGTCGACGTCACGCTCGCCTGCGACGGGAAAAGCCTCAAAGCTCATAGAGTCGTGCTGTCAGCTTGCAGCCCTTATTTCAGAGAATTATTGAAG TCCACGCCGTGCAAGCATCCAGTGATCGTGCTTCAAGACGTGGCGTACACAGACCTTCACGCCCTGGTCGAGTTCATCTACCACGGCGAGGTCAACGTTCACCAGCACAGCTTGTCCTCATTCCTGAAGACAGCTGAGGTGCTCCGTGTCTCCGGTCTCACACACAATGACGCTGCCCAGGGG CCCCTGCTGCAGACCATGCGGTCGTCAGCAGCTCCGTCACCCCACACGCCACCCCACCCGGCCCACTCTACCCATATACCGCAACCCTACCCTGACAAACTCGAGGAAGCTCTTCTTCAACCCTCATCCAGCATCCCGCCCATGATGCGCCGCATTCCTCTTCCTCCACCGCGACGCATGAGCTCCACTGACAACTCGCCTGACGTCATAAAGCGTCCACGTCACGACAACAACAACACAGAATCCCCACAAATGCACGCCGCCGACTTCTCGACCAAGAACCACTCGATTCTGAACAGCAGGGGTCACGAGCAGGGGAACAACGGAAACGGCATCTCCAATAGCAGCTCGTCACCTTCCCCGAGGCTGATGGACGAAGTGAAAAACGAACCGGTCGACATGATATGCCCTTCCAACCCTGATATAGATCGCTGCACGGATGACACACCGCCGCATACTCATCACCGACCAATC GGAGGTCCACCGTCGCGCAGTAGCTCTGCTGATGCCGAAGACCGCACCCCTCCCCCGCAGCTGCCGCCCTCACCATTCATTCCGCCCCCCGACACGAAGCTCTTCAACCCGTCTAACTCCTACAACTTTACAATGGAGGCACTGGCTCAACACTCGACACTAGCcg GTCTGCAGAGTCCTCTCGCTTCGGACGGAATGGCGAGCACATCTCAAG GTGGCGCCCGCACCCCCCAAGAAGATTACAGATGCGACCCCTGTAACAAGAGTCTGTCCTCGCTGACGAGGCTCAAGCGACACATTCAGAACGTACACATGAGACCGTCCAGGGAGCCAGTGTGTAACATTTGCCAGCGCGTGTACTCCAGCCTGAACAGTCTGCGCAACCACAAGTCGATCTACCACCGCAAGCAGCCCGCGCCGCCCGCGCCCGGCCCCTTCTACCCCGTCAACTGA
- the Br-c gene encoding broad-complex isoform Z2 (isoform Z2 is encoded by transcript variant Z2) has protein sequence MVDSQTQHFCLRWNNYQRSITSAFENLRDDEDFVDVTLACDGKSLKAHRVVLSACSPYFRELLKSTPCKHPVIVLQDVAYTDLHALVEFIYHGEVNVHQHSLSSFLKTAEVLRVSGLTHNDAAQGPLLQTMRSSAAPSPHTPPHPAHSTHIPQPYPDKLEEALLQPSSSIPPMMRRIPLPPPRRMSSTDNSPDVIKRPRHDNNNTESPQMHAADFSTKNHSILNSRGHEQGNNGNGISNSSSSPSPRLMDEVKNEPVDMICPSNPDIDRCTDDTPPHTHHRPIGGPPSRSSSADAEDRTPPPQLPPSPFIPPPDTKLFNPSNSYNFTMEALAQHSTLAGLQSPLASDGMASTSQGKKLFSCTLCGKVLCSKASLKRHIADKHAERQEEYRCTVCERVYCSRNSLMTHIYTYHKSRPGETDQIRFF, from the exons ATGGTGGACAGTCAGACGCAACACTTCTGTCTCCGATGGAACAACTACCAGCGCAGTATTACCAGCGCCTTCGAGAACCTTCGCGACGACGAGGACTTCGTCGACGTCACGCTCGCCTGCGACGGGAAAAGCCTCAAAGCTCATAGAGTCGTGCTGTCAGCTTGCAGCCCTTATTTCAGAGAATTATTGAAG TCCACGCCGTGCAAGCATCCAGTGATCGTGCTTCAAGACGTGGCGTACACAGACCTTCACGCCCTGGTCGAGTTCATCTACCACGGCGAGGTCAACGTTCACCAGCACAGCTTGTCCTCATTCCTGAAGACAGCTGAGGTGCTCCGTGTCTCCGGTCTCACACACAATGACGCTGCCCAGGGG CCCCTGCTGCAGACCATGCGGTCGTCAGCAGCTCCGTCACCCCACACGCCACCCCACCCGGCCCACTCTACCCATATACCGCAACCCTACCCTGACAAACTCGAGGAAGCTCTTCTTCAACCCTCATCCAGCATCCCGCCCATGATGCGCCGCATTCCTCTTCCTCCACCGCGACGCATGAGCTCCACTGACAACTCGCCTGACGTCATAAAGCGTCCACGTCACGACAACAACAACACAGAATCCCCACAAATGCACGCCGCCGACTTCTCGACCAAGAACCACTCGATTCTGAACAGCAGGGGTCACGAGCAGGGGAACAACGGAAACGGCATCTCCAATAGCAGCTCGTCACCTTCCCCGAGGCTGATGGACGAAGTGAAAAACGAACCGGTCGACATGATATGCCCTTCCAACCCTGATATAGATCGCTGCACGGATGACACACCGCCGCATACTCATCACCGACCAATC GGAGGTCCACCGTCGCGCAGTAGCTCTGCTGATGCCGAAGACCGCACCCCTCCCCCGCAGCTGCCGCCCTCACCATTCATTCCGCCCCCCGACACGAAGCTCTTCAACCCGTCTAACTCCTACAACTTTACAATGGAGGCACTGGCTCAACACTCGACACTAGCcg GTCTGCAGAGTCCTCTCGCTTCGGACGGAATGGCGAGCACATCTCAAG GTAAAAAGTTATTCTCGTGTACACTATGCGGGAAGGTACTGTGCTCAAAGGCCTCCCTGAAGAGACATATCGCTGACAAACACGCTGAGCGTCAGGAGGAGTACCGGTGTACCGTATGCGAGAGAGTGTATTGCTCGAGAAACTCCCTGATGACGCACATATACACCTACCACAAGTCGCGGCCAGGGGAGACGGATCAAATCCGGTTTTTTTAG